The proteins below are encoded in one region of Ferroplasma acidiphilum:
- a CDS encoding CBS domain-containing protein: protein MNVGEIMKKDPITIDSNAKISEAISKMRENDIQQLPVLSEEKYIGMLTYKNILRRGSVRTNSKAYNFSIIAPRINENSNVMEAVKLLVESGLNSIPVFQKEKLVGIVTRLDIIRNLSDIYPDAARTKNYEIMTADVVTVDANDEIEASSQKIRTLDEFEIPVTNNGKLAGILRLKDIINNILMDKQKISYGQYTSGKSKVEIVASSLMDNPINSTEDNTIVDTATLMVKNHLHIIPITGKDSKLTGVVGITDILNSLETGTEEGFYIEISGLEEQDRDLYDITYFMADKFITNISRIIGNNGKLLFNIRKYKTEGKGKYSIRTKLITPKFSMEDDGSGYNYGKCIRDVLNNYETRLKNK, encoded by the coding sequence ATGAATGTTGGAGAAATCATGAAAAAGGATCCTATTACTATTGACAGCAATGCAAAAATTTCAGAAGCAATATCTAAAATGAGGGAGAACGATATACAGCAGCTTCCGGTTCTTTCAGAGGAAAAATACATAGGCATGCTTACCTATAAAAATATTTTAAGAAGGGGAAGTGTAAGGACAAACTCAAAAGCTTATAATTTCTCTATAATTGCACCCAGAATCAACGAAAACTCAAATGTAATGGAAGCAGTTAAATTATTAGTGGAAAGTGGGCTAAATTCAATACCTGTATTCCAGAAAGAGAAACTCGTGGGCATAGTTACCAGACTGGACATAATCAGGAATCTCTCAGATATTTATCCAGATGCAGCAAGAACCAAAAATTATGAAATAATGACAGCAGATGTTGTAACTGTAGATGCAAACGATGAAATCGAAGCTTCCTCACAGAAGATCAGGACACTGGACGAATTCGAAATCCCTGTTACCAACAATGGAAAACTTGCAGGCATTTTAAGACTGAAGGATATAATTAACAACATATTAATGGATAAGCAAAAAATAAGCTACGGGCAGTATACTTCTGGCAAATCAAAGGTAGAGATAGTTGCCTCCTCACTTATGGACAATCCTATCAACAGCACAGAGGATAACACTATTGTAGACACGGCCACCCTGATGGTGAAAAATCATCTTCACATAATTCCTATAACCGGAAAAGATTCAAAATTAACCGGTGTAGTAGGTATCACAGATATACTGAACTCGCTGGAAACCGGCACCGAAGAAGGATTTTACATTGAGATTTCCGGACTGGAGGAACAGGACAGGGACCTTTATGATATCACCTACTTTATGGCAGATAAATTTATAACCAATATATCAAGGATTATCGGGAACAATGGAAAGTTGCTTTTCAATATAAGGAAATATAAAACAGAGGGAAAGGGGAAATATTCTATCAGGACAAAACTTATTACCCCTAAATTTAGCATGGAAGACGATGGTTCAGGATATAACTATGGCAAGTGCATAAGAGATGTTCTAAACAATTATGAAACCAGGTTAAAAAATAAATAA
- a CDS encoding APC family permease, translating to MDIFLISFSGMVGSGWLLGVLAGPAYAGPASILTWVVAGVFFIILALVFSELGTLFPYSGSLVRFNEFSHGPVSNFYLGWAYMIGAIATPPVEAAALTGFISSYVPGIYNSSVALLTPLGVIVALALLGLFIIVQYAGVNVFGKSNAVMTWFKMAAIILTIIFVFAFIFHARNFFALSHGFLPYGPSSVFAAMVPAGVIFSYEGFRQGLDYAGETKNPKRSVPLGMISAMLAAMATYIMLQIVFIGAVNWKAAGVPVGDWSGLLSSTWSANPFFYAFHSTDETLLIGFSIFLIIVAVVSSASTLGVYVGSSARSLYGMAKMNYIPAFFGKIHPRFRTPWISLVVTFIIGAMFLLPFPSWYALVGINSSFTVFAYLAAGITNTSLRKTAPEMERPFKTPFLTVMAPLAFVIASMLVYFSGWSTVALLLLIVDGGLPIFLLSRYGRETFHINMRSASLFSAIYWVIFIFIGIIYALSLLPFEEYFALFSATILVTPYLLYRMSGRTASIHIRASIWIVVYSIILGIMSYYGSLGINAIPFPYDYIIMAIMSLTIYFIAINTGYHTDKLKEYQSTGGVTDE from the coding sequence GTGGACATATTTCTTATCAGTTTCAGTGGAATGGTCGGATCCGGATGGCTGCTTGGAGTTCTTGCTGGCCCTGCATATGCCGGCCCGGCATCAATACTAACATGGGTTGTAGCCGGAGTATTCTTTATAATTCTGGCACTTGTATTCAGTGAGCTGGGGACTTTATTCCCTTACAGCGGTTCACTGGTAAGGTTCAACGAATTCTCCCATGGCCCTGTGAGCAATTTCTACCTTGGCTGGGCATATATGATCGGTGCCATAGCTACTCCACCGGTTGAAGCAGCTGCGCTTACAGGATTTATCAGCAGTTATGTTCCGGGAATTTATAACTCATCTGTTGCCCTGCTAACTCCACTCGGCGTAATAGTTGCCCTGGCACTTCTGGGATTATTTATTATAGTTCAGTATGCTGGTGTCAACGTCTTTGGGAAATCTAATGCTGTAATGACATGGTTTAAAATGGCTGCTATTATTCTGACAATAATATTTGTATTTGCATTCATATTCCATGCAAGGAACTTTTTTGCACTGTCCCATGGCTTTCTTCCATATGGCCCATCCTCAGTATTCGCTGCCATGGTTCCAGCCGGAGTTATATTCTCCTATGAAGGTTTCAGGCAGGGGCTTGACTATGCAGGGGAGACCAAAAATCCAAAAAGGTCTGTTCCACTTGGCATGATAAGTGCCATGCTGGCTGCTATGGCGACATATATTATGCTGCAGATTGTATTTATCGGTGCAGTAAACTGGAAAGCAGCAGGCGTTCCTGTAGGCGATTGGAGCGGCTTATTGTCATCAACATGGTCTGCAAACCCGTTCTTCTATGCTTTCCATTCTACCGATGAGACCCTTCTTATAGGATTTTCCATATTCCTTATTATAGTAGCTGTTGTATCATCGGCTTCCACTCTTGGAGTATATGTTGGATCTTCAGCCAGGTCATTATATGGAATGGCAAAAATGAATTATATCCCGGCATTTTTCGGGAAGATCCATCCAAGATTCAGGACTCCATGGATTTCGCTGGTTGTAACTTTCATAATAGGGGCCATGTTTTTACTTCCTTTCCCAAGCTGGTACGCCCTTGTGGGAATTAATTCGTCATTTACAGTTTTTGCCTATCTGGCTGCCGGAATTACCAACACCTCGTTAAGAAAAACGGCACCGGAAATGGAAAGGCCATTTAAAACTCCCTTCCTTACAGTTATGGCACCTCTGGCATTCGTAATAGCCTCAATGCTTGTCTATTTTTCAGGATGGAGCACGGTGGCACTTCTTTTATTAATAGTCGATGGCGGGCTGCCAATATTCCTGCTTAGCCGTTATGGGAGGGAGACTTTCCATATTAACATGAGATCAGCATCCCTATTTTCTGCTATATACTGGGTAATTTTCATATTTATAGGGATTATTTATGCCCTCTCATTATTGCCATTTGAAGAGTATTTTGCGCTCTTTTCAGCTACCATTTTAGTGACTCCCTATCTGCTTTACAGGATGTCTGGAAGAACCGCATCCATACACATAAGGGCTTCAATCTGGATTGTAGTTTACAGTATTATACTGGGAATAATGTCATATTATGGTTCCCTTGGCATCAATGCAATACCATTCCCCTATGACTATATAATAATGGCCATAATGAGCCTTACAATCTATTTTATAGCCATAAATACAGGGTACCATACGGACAAATTAAAAGAATACCAGTCAACAGGCGGGGTGACAGACGAATAA
- a CDS encoding aminotransferase class V-fold PLP-dependent enzyme, protein MNKEKIRELFYNLDNVNHLAACSKSPMLKTVKSSMENYMKDVIELGNPWNLWTEKVEKARELFAQLIHADKKDIAALYSVSSALNSIMGSMEFSNRNEIVTSDMEFPTTNFALYGYSKYGAEIKTIKSSGNTIDIDNYNGAINKNTLMTTAIHVSSLNGFRQDVGKIASIAHENGSYIYVDDYQSLGGVNIDVKKSKIDFLASGNLKWLLGVSGVAFLYVNPEIVETLKPANIGWFSQKNPFEFGAESLNYAEGARRFENGTWAIPSIYASIEGMKAILDYYDYIEKEDRKLFQHAIDSLERNGIPTITPDEAANIIAIPMKNPGDAEAMLKKKYKIITSARGDSLRIAPHFYNTEEEISEAIEKIKFEFFK, encoded by the coding sequence ATGAATAAGGAAAAAATAAGAGAATTATTTTATAATCTGGATAATGTCAACCATCTTGCAGCCTGCTCTAAATCACCTATGCTTAAGACTGTTAAGTCCAGCATGGAAAATTATATGAAAGATGTAATAGAGTTGGGGAACCCGTGGAATTTATGGACTGAAAAAGTGGAGAAAGCCCGCGAACTCTTTGCACAGCTCATCCACGCAGATAAAAAAGACATCGCTGCACTGTATTCCGTATCATCGGCGTTGAATTCAATTATGGGTTCCATGGAATTCTCAAACCGCAATGAAATTGTAACTTCTGACATGGAATTCCCAACAACGAATTTTGCGTTGTATGGATATTCGAAATACGGCGCTGAAATAAAAACCATAAAGAGCAGTGGCAATACAATTGACATAGATAATTATAATGGCGCTATTAATAAAAATACATTGATGACAACGGCCATACACGTATCATCCCTTAACGGGTTCAGGCAGGATGTAGGAAAAATAGCCAGCATTGCACATGAGAATGGCTCATATATCTATGTGGACGATTATCAATCTCTTGGTGGTGTAAATATAGATGTCAAAAAATCAAAGATAGATTTTCTTGCATCCGGGAACCTCAAATGGCTTCTCGGTGTATCCGGTGTTGCATTTCTATATGTCAATCCGGAGATAGTTGAAACGTTGAAACCTGCAAACATTGGATGGTTTTCCCAGAAAAATCCATTTGAGTTTGGTGCTGAATCCTTGAATTATGCTGAAGGAGCGAGGAGATTTGAAAATGGAACATGGGCAATTCCTTCCATATATGCATCAATTGAAGGGATGAAAGCAATACTTGATTATTATGATTACATAGAAAAAGAAGACAGGAAGTTGTTTCAGCATGCAATTGATTCGCTGGAGAGGAATGGAATACCAACTATAACACCGGATGAAGCTGCAAATATAATAGCCATACCGATGAAAAATCCCGGCGATGCAGAAGCAATGTTAAAGAAAAAATACAAAATTATAACATCTGCAAGGGGTGATTCGCTCAGGATCGCACCTCACTTTTATAACACAGAGGAAGAGATAAGTGAAGCCATAGAAAAAATAAAATTCGAGTTTTTTAAATGA
- a CDS encoding phospholipase D-like domain-containing protein encodes MSYKVYVEPDDGVKPFVNLIKKARRFVYINSYLLDEPEILKAISDAVKRKVDTRLMVDGRPYGINGSDGTHAEIDNLRKTGAKVKVAPERFEKPNVFDHAKYMVSERQAEVGTPNFTEAAFSSNREYFTITSDKKIIKSLKTIFLADFENKAAGEMPRKYLIVSPGSEKALGDFISRERKLLIETEEMGDDKEILKVLMDKGRKVKLIVPSSISSTDIDDIKQLKKHGVKVKYMPANKLYMHAKMIAGKKIFIGSENFTRSSLNRNRETGIILSGLLKTSRLKNTFASDWRKARKSLKLARATTSSKNKRYGVKKAAK; translated from the coding sequence ATGTCATACAAGGTATATGTTGAACCAGACGATGGTGTAAAGCCATTTGTAAATTTAATAAAAAAAGCCAGGCGGTTCGTTTATATTAATTCATACCTGCTTGATGAGCCTGAAATCCTTAAAGCAATTTCTGATGCTGTAAAAAGGAAGGTTGATACACGTTTAATGGTTGATGGCAGACCGTATGGTATTAACGGGAGCGATGGCACACACGCAGAGATAGATAACCTGAGAAAAACCGGTGCTAAAGTAAAAGTTGCCCCTGAAAGATTTGAAAAGCCTAATGTTTTTGACCATGCAAAATATATGGTATCCGAAAGGCAGGCTGAAGTGGGAACACCTAATTTTACTGAAGCAGCATTCTCATCCAACAGGGAATATTTTACAATTACCTCTGATAAAAAAATTATAAAATCCCTTAAAACAATTTTTCTTGCTGATTTCGAGAATAAAGCCGCAGGCGAGATGCCCAGAAAATACCTGATTGTTTCACCCGGGTCAGAGAAAGCCCTGGGCGATTTTATTTCAAGGGAAAGAAAGTTATTGATAGAAACGGAAGAAATGGGTGATGACAAAGAAATTCTAAAAGTTTTAATGGATAAGGGGAGGAAAGTAAAACTCATCGTTCCCAGTTCCATATCTTCCACAGATATAGACGATATAAAGCAGCTTAAAAAACACGGAGTTAAGGTTAAATATATGCCTGCAAATAAATTATATATGCATGCGAAAATGATCGCGGGCAAAAAGATTTTCATAGGGTCTGAAAATTTTACAAGGTCAAGCCTTAACAGGAACAGGGAAACCGGGATTATTCTATCGGGATTGCTAAAAACCTCAAGATTGAAAAATACATTTGCCTCTGACTGGAGAAAAGCCAGAAAAAGCCTGAAACTGGCGAGGGCAACCACATCATCAAAAAATAAGAGGTATGGAGTTAAGAAGGCCGCCAAATAA
- the lysA gene encoding diaminopimelate decarboxylase: protein MVNIKKLYPGLSPDVSEFAGKSIKNISDAYGTPVIVYNMARVRENIRRIRDAFNGINIKVHFAVKSNYNPYIVSQIIKEGTGIDAANYNEVKLAIMCGLGSRDIIATPNNLSGTELRTIKEEGVAINFDHEGQMGLLKGSLPETVSFRINPGIGKGEFPGITTGGKNVKFGISVDDAISAYSAAIKAGVKHFGIHMMTGSNVLEPEFFNESSGLFFKIAETISDRTGIDFDFIDIGGGFGVPYTSDEHALDIGKTAGYISDNFRASNNRGYFKDSRLIIEPGRYIVADSAILLSKVTSIKHSDRELIGIDASMNTLIRIPLYGARHGILLSGHGENTSSSRFDIVGQVCENTDYIAKDISIPEPAVGDIVVIADAGAYVASMASNYNLLSRPAELVLEGDREILTKGHDGLESMLAGYKMS from the coding sequence ATGGTTAATATAAAAAAATTATATCCTGGATTGTCTCCAGATGTATCAGAATTTGCTGGAAAAAGCATAAAGAATATATCTGATGCCTACGGGACACCTGTTATTGTCTACAATATGGCAAGGGTAAGGGAAAATATACGCAGGATCAGGGATGCTTTCAATGGTATTAACATAAAAGTTCATTTTGCAGTAAAATCCAATTATAATCCATACATAGTTTCACAGATAATCAAAGAAGGCACTGGCATAGATGCGGCAAATTATAATGAAGTGAAGCTGGCAATAATGTGTGGACTGGGAAGCCGTGATATTATTGCGACACCTAACAACCTTTCAGGCACGGAACTGAGAACGATAAAGGAGGAAGGAGTAGCAATAAATTTTGACCATGAAGGGCAGATGGGTCTGTTAAAGGGAAGTCTTCCTGAAACCGTATCATTCAGGATTAATCCAGGAATAGGAAAGGGTGAATTCCCTGGAATTACAACAGGTGGCAAAAACGTTAAATTCGGTATATCCGTAGATGATGCAATATCAGCTTATTCTGCGGCAATAAAGGCAGGAGTGAAACACTTTGGTATTCATATGATGACAGGCTCCAATGTACTTGAACCGGAATTTTTCAATGAATCTAGTGGATTATTCTTTAAAATCGCGGAAACAATTTCAGACAGGACAGGGATCGACTTTGATTTCATTGACATAGGAGGGGGTTTCGGGGTTCCATATACATCAGATGAGCATGCACTGGATATTGGTAAAACGGCAGGTTACATATCAGATAATTTTAGGGCCTCAAATAACCGGGGGTATTTTAAAGATTCGCGTTTGATAATTGAACCGGGGAGGTATATAGTTGCTGATTCGGCAATATTGCTTTCTAAAGTGACATCCATAAAACATTCAGATAGGGAATTAATCGGAATAGACGCAAGCATGAATACACTTATCAGGATTCCACTTTATGGGGCACGCCATGGCATATTATTATCCGGGCATGGGGAGAACACATCCTCTTCCAGATTTGATATAGTGGGGCAGGTATGTGAAAACACCGATTATATTGCAAAGGATATAAGTATCCCTGAACCAGCTGTTGGAGATATCGTGGTCATTGCAGATGCAGGAGCCTATGTGGCTTCCATGGCATCTAACTACAATCTCCTATCACGCCCTGCAGAACTGGTTCTTGAAGGAGATAGAGAAATTTTGACAAAGGGGCATGACGGTTTAGAATCCATGCTTGCTGGTTATAAAATGAGTTGA
- a CDS encoding DegT/DnrJ/EryC1/StrS family aminotransferase, producing the protein METARIIDEYDKYRNSTLNLQASENVLSPDARKALSSDMASRYSLSIGDYNAYGGTVYFDRILDLLKDNTCRLFGSKYCDPRPLSGHVAAEMSLLSVLGTNKNVMAISEEDGGYPGYSGGHLDRVLGYKFYEAPYSNFDLEYDLVEEKIKANNIGTIILGQSMFIKPYDMKRISEICEKHGTKILYDASHVMGLLAGKAFQPDALKYSNIVYGSTHKTFFGPQGGIILTDEEDIYNQIEDNAIFNTMDNINLSRIASLSIAVEEMLKFGKVYAGSVVKNTANLSHSLIENGFGLLPGSENSETHQILIDPEYLKGKGFGYHSFSTQLEKNRIIIDRFGRIGTQEITRWGISDMESLSDIITGICNKLNRAVEINDMIGAKALKFW; encoded by the coding sequence ATGGAAACAGCTAGAATTATTGACGAGTATGATAAATACCGTAATAGCACATTGAATTTGCAGGCATCTGAAAATGTCCTGAGCCCTGATGCCAGAAAGGCTTTGTCCTCCGACATGGCTTCCAGATATTCACTCAGTATTGGAGACTACAACGCCTATGGTGGAACGGTATACTTCGACCGCATACTTGACCTACTTAAAGATAATACCTGCAGGCTGTTCGGCAGCAAATACTGTGATCCAAGGCCCTTGAGCGGGCACGTGGCAGCAGAAATGTCGTTATTGTCTGTACTTGGAACGAATAAAAATGTTATGGCAATTTCAGAAGAAGATGGTGGATACCCGGGATACTCCGGTGGGCATCTTGACCGTGTTCTTGGCTATAAATTCTATGAAGCTCCATATTCCAACTTTGACCTGGAGTATGACCTTGTGGAAGAAAAAATAAAGGCAAACAATATAGGAACTATAATACTTGGCCAATCCATGTTTATAAAGCCATACGACATGAAAAGAATCAGTGAAATATGTGAAAAACATGGAACAAAAATCCTGTATGATGCATCACACGTTATGGGACTGCTTGCTGGAAAAGCATTCCAGCCAGATGCATTGAAATATTCAAATATAGTTTACGGATCTACACATAAAACATTTTTCGGGCCACAGGGAGGAATAATACTTACAGATGAAGAAGACATCTATAATCAAATCGAAGACAATGCAATATTCAATACAATGGACAATATTAACCTGTCCAGAATCGCATCGTTATCTATAGCAGTGGAAGAAATGCTTAAGTTTGGAAAAGTATACGCCGGAAGTGTTGTAAAAAATACTGCAAATCTCTCCCATAGCCTCATTGAAAATGGATTCGGGCTTTTGCCAGGTTCGGAGAACAGTGAAACACACCAGATTTTAATTGACCCTGAATATTTAAAAGGCAAGGGTTTCGGCTATCACTCGTTTTCAACGCAACTTGAGAAAAACAGGATTATAATTGACCGGTTCGGAAGGATAGGAACCCAGGAAATTACAAGGTGGGGAATATCAGATATGGAATCGCTTTCGGATATAATTACAGGTATATGCAATAAATTAAATAGGGCTGTAGAGATTAATGATATGATAGGCGCAAAAGCGCTTAAATTCTGGTGA
- a CDS encoding transposase gives MIDIPVVDSPDVLNRLLLEFRPLFGRRQFRQFCRYIVSGIASSTRSSAHLNGIFVEHTNQSNLNRFLRNIPADGIFNISCSLINRNCSGPVLSLDDTILQRNGKHIDGAQWIYDHSQGKTVYGMQYTTSVISGNEGIFPLSMELKTDDSKIDLQINTIKKAMGAGLRFSTVVFDSWYFSSKLVKFLESMGKDYVSEAKSNRTVCIDGKWIRLRDYANTLDLKSMKSYTVNGKTYFMKAITTRMKNAGIVKVIVSRRINSLKFFVTNRTDWKVKTIIGKYLRRWDIEVFHEELKQDGLKHLYQRKHATLLGTAKMSLLGELLLEISAINSMGNHLKIRKGTPEPRHKQVAISILTDLFKAIENKGRSFLDAILKSIEEPYRSTRNIYGGAINS, from the coding sequence ATGATCGATATACCTGTTGTAGATTCACCTGATGTATTGAATAGACTCCTTTTAGAATTCAGGCCATTATTTGGCAGGAGGCAGTTCAGGCAATTCTGCAGGTACATAGTCTCTGGAATAGCATCTTCAACAAGGTCATCAGCACATTTAAATGGAATATTTGTAGAACATACAAACCAGTCAAACCTTAACAGGTTTTTAAGGAATATACCTGCTGATGGCATATTCAATATATCATGTTCCTTAATCAACAGGAATTGTTCTGGTCCTGTTCTCTCCCTGGATGACACAATACTCCAGAGGAATGGAAAGCATATAGATGGAGCACAGTGGATCTACGACCATTCACAGGGAAAAACTGTATATGGTATGCAATACACTACCTCTGTAATATCAGGCAATGAAGGGATATTCCCATTATCCATGGAACTTAAAACAGATGATTCGAAGATAGACCTGCAGATAAATACAATAAAAAAAGCTATGGGTGCAGGATTGAGGTTTAGTACAGTTGTATTTGATTCCTGGTACTTTTCATCAAAACTGGTAAAATTCCTTGAAAGTATGGGAAAAGATTACGTAAGTGAAGCAAAGTCAAACAGGACAGTATGCATTGATGGGAAATGGATCAGGCTGAGGGATTATGCAAATACACTTGATCTGAAATCTATGAAATCATACACAGTAAATGGAAAAACATATTTCATGAAGGCAATAACCACCAGAATGAAAAATGCAGGTATTGTAAAAGTAATAGTATCAAGGAGAATAAACTCTTTAAAGTTCTTTGTTACGAACAGGACAGACTGGAAAGTTAAAACAATAATAGGGAAATACCTGAGAAGATGGGACATAGAAGTATTCCATGAGGAATTAAAGCAGGACGGGCTAAAGCATCTCTATCAGAGGAAACATGCCACTTTGCTTGGTACGGCGAAGATGAGCCTTCTGGGTGAGCTGCTTCTCGAAATCTCTGCAATCAATTCCATGGGGAACCATTTAAAAATCAGGAAAGGAACACCTGAACCCAGGCATAAGCAAGTGGCTATAAGCATTTTAACAGATCTGTTCAAAGCAATAGAGAATAAAGGGAGATCATTCCTGGATGCTATACTGAAGTCAATTGAAGAGCCATACAGGTCAACAAGAAATATTTATGGAGGTGCAATTAATAGTTAA
- a CDS encoding acyl-CoA synthetase, whose product MEFIDFYKKFIFSNSKGRNTMLGELKSLKINEPFNWVSEIFEKLFAGNDKDAIIYINEGTGEERRISYRKLYESYNQFINFLRAEGINKGSSVYIMAGSIPEQWVVMMGALKAGFIVIPTAANLTEYELNYRFSQDSPDVIISDEASAEKLEHVLNTEALKLVIGNREGWISFDEIYKMEINAEPAELGKDDLFIKYFTSGTTGMPKAVRHSSILYPIGQLSTVTAIGIRPEYIHNNLSSPGWAKFAWSSFFAPLCAGATVLSIDYRGRLNSSRYLELIDRYKVNTFCAPPTAWRQFISLKNLNIELKHLKETVSAGEPLNGEVINKWKERYGTVIRDFYGQSESTAMVANLAGEEPVPGSMGKPLKSYNLVLVDDDMNLITHPLNIGNIAVGDYSGTYGLFLGYSDREKDASVFVNGYYLTGDKAYFDDNGYFYFISRTDDVIKTSDYRVGPFEVESAIIKNEAVLESAVIGIPDSMKYEKIKAFVILKDGYVKSEETAKSIHSTVKTLLPAYKCPRVIEFTDELPKTISGKIKRKELKQLELERANNGVKDNYTYDF is encoded by the coding sequence ATGGAGTTTATTGATTTTTATAAGAAATTTATTTTTTCCAATTCAAAAGGGAGGAATACAATGCTGGGAGAATTAAAATCCCTGAAAATTAACGAACCATTTAACTGGGTATCGGAAATTTTTGAAAAATTATTTGCCGGAAATGATAAAGATGCAATAATATATATTAATGAGGGCACAGGCGAGGAGAGAAGAATATCATACAGAAAACTATATGAAAGCTATAACCAGTTTATTAATTTTCTCAGGGCAGAGGGCATAAATAAGGGTTCAAGTGTATACATTATGGCAGGCTCTATCCCTGAACAGTGGGTTGTAATGATGGGGGCACTGAAAGCCGGCTTCATTGTTATCCCGACGGCAGCGAATTTAACCGAGTATGAGCTGAATTACAGGTTTTCCCAGGATAGCCCGGATGTAATAATATCAGATGAGGCAAGCGCTGAAAAATTGGAACATGTACTTAACACAGAAGCTTTAAAACTGGTAATAGGAAATAGGGAGGGCTGGATAAGCTTTGATGAAATATACAAAATGGAGATAAATGCTGAACCCGCGGAACTTGGAAAGGATGATTTATTCATTAAGTATTTTACCTCAGGTACTACAGGCATGCCAAAGGCAGTAAGGCATAGCTCGATTTTATACCCCATAGGCCAGTTAAGCACCGTTACTGCAATAGGAATAAGGCCAGAGTATATTCACAACAATCTCAGTTCTCCCGGATGGGCAAAATTCGCATGGAGTTCTTTTTTTGCGCCACTGTGTGCAGGTGCCACTGTACTTTCCATAGATTACAGGGGCAGGTTGAATTCTTCCAGGTATCTGGAATTGATAGACAGATATAAGGTTAACACATTCTGTGCACCGCCTACTGCATGGAGGCAGTTCATCTCATTAAAAAATTTAAATATTGAACTGAAGCATTTAAAGGAAACCGTGAGTGCGGGTGAGCCACTCAATGGCGAAGTAATAAACAAGTGGAAAGAACGCTATGGAACTGTAATAAGGGATTTTTACGGGCAGAGTGAATCAACAGCTATGGTTGCCAACCTGGCAGGAGAAGAACCGGTACCGGGTTCAATGGGAAAACCTTTAAAATCTTACAACCTAGTGCTTGTGGATGATGATATGAATTTGATAACCCACCCGTTAAACATAGGAAATATAGCTGTGGGCGATTACTCGGGAACATATGGCCTTTTCCTTGGATATTCGGACAGGGAAAAGGATGCATCGGTTTTCGTGAATGGCTATTATTTAACAGGTGACAAGGCATATTTTGACGATAATGGATATTTCTACTTTATTAGCAGGACAGATGATGTGATCAAAACGTCCGATTACAGGGTAGGCCCATTTGAAGTGGAAAGTGCAATAATAAAAAATGAGGCTGTTCTAGAGTCTGCTGTAATCGGTATTCCAGATTCTATGAAATACGAAAAGATCAAAGCCTTTGTAATATTAAAAGATGGATATGTAAAAAGTGAAGAAACAGCGAAATCTATACATAGTACAGTAAAAACTCTTCTTCCAGCCTACAAGTGCCCGAGAGTAATAGAATTCACAGATGAATTGCCTAAAACTATCAGTGGCAAAATAAAGCGGAAGGAATTAAAACAATTGGAACTGGAAAGGGCAAATAACGGAGTTAAAGATAATTATACATATGATTTCTAA
- a CDS encoding DUF167 domain-containing protein, whose amino-acid sequence MIVVNGKHRIESEGDRLKIYTSAPRENNKANYDIMKQLATYYNVEFYKIKLISGQKSRKKIFSIDI is encoded by the coding sequence GTGATAGTTGTAAACGGAAAACATAGAATAGAGTCTGAAGGCGACAGATTAAAAATATATACATCTGCCCCGAGGGAGAATAATAAGGCCAACTATGATATCATGAAACAGCTGGCAACATATTATAATGTTGAATTTTATAAAATAAAACTAATTTCAGGGCAAAAATCAAGAAAAAAAATTTTTTCAATAGATATTTAA